A single genomic interval of Peromyscus leucopus breed LL Stock chromosome 7, UCI_PerLeu_2.1, whole genome shotgun sequence harbors:
- the Angptl5 gene encoding angiopoietin-related protein 5 — MMYLSQASLLFLNVCIFICGEAIQGSCVHHSTDSLVGNSAADKTNLKDENQSNPAVYKEDCKESRDAKTKVTREEKHFICRNLQNSIVSYTRSTKKLLRNIMDEQQASLDYLSSQVNELMNRILLLTTEVFRKQLDPFPARPIQSHGLDCTHIKDSIGSATKTPSGLYIIFPEGSSYPFEVICDMDFRGGGWTVIQKRMDGTVDFRRPWCDYLDGFGDLLGEFWLGLKKIFYIVNQKDSSFMLHVALESEDDTLAYASYENFWLEDETRFFKIHLGRYSGNAGDAFRGFRKDDNQNAMPFSTSDVDNDGCHPACLVNNQSVESCSHLHNNTGWWFNQCGLTNLNGVHYVPGKLRATGIQWGTWTKNNSFVRIKSVSMKIRRIYNPYFK, encoded by the exons GATTCTCTAGTAGGTAACAGTGCGGCAGATAAAACTAATCTCAAAGATGAAAATCAAAGTAACCCTGCTGTGTACAAGGAAGACTGTAAGGAGTCACGTGATGCTAAGACCAAAGTAACCcgagaagaaaaacattttatatgca GAAACCTGCAAAATTCTATTGTTTCTTATACAAGAAGTACCAAAAAACTACTGAGAAATATAATGGATGAGCAGCAAGCGTCTCTGGATTATTTATCTAGCCAG GTTAATGAGCTCATGAATCGAATTCTCCTTTTGACTACTGAGGTTTTCAGAAAACAGCTGGACCCCTTTCCTGCCAGGCCCATTCAGTCACATG GTTTGGATTGCACTCATATTAAAGATTCAATTGGCTCTGCCACCAAAACCCCTAGTGGTTTATATATAATCTTTCCAGAGGGATCTAGCTACCCATTTGAG GTAATTTGCGACATGGATttcagaggaggaggatggacagTGATTCAGAAAAGGATGGATGGGACAGTTGACTTCCGGAGGCCATGGTGTGATTACCTGGATGGATTTGGAGACCTTTTAG GAGAATTTTGGCTAGGACTGAAAAAGATTTTTTACATAGTAAACCAAAAAGATTCTAGTTTTATGCTTCATGTGGCCTTGGAATCCGAAGATGACACCTTGGCTTATGCTTCATATGAGAATTTTTGGCTAGAGGATGAAACAcgattttttaaaatacacttaggACGATATTCAGGAAATGCTG GTGATGCATTCCGGGGCTTCAGAAAAGATGATAACCAGAATGCAATGCCTTTCAGCACCTCAGATGTTGATAATGACGGATGCCACCCTGCTTGCCTGGTCAATAATCAGTCAGTGGAGAGCTGCAGTCACCTTCATAACAACACTGGCTGGTGGTTCAACCAGTGCGGCCTCACGAACCTAAATGGCGTCCATTATGTTCCTGGAAAATTGCGTGCAACTGGCATTCAGTGGGGTACATGGACCAAAAACAATTCATTTGTCAGGATTAAATCTGTTTCAATGAAGATTAGAAGAATTTACAACCCATATTTTAAGtaa